Within the Trichoderma breve strain T069 chromosome 3, whole genome shotgun sequence genome, the region CCCTTCCAAGACAAAGTAAACATGGCGCAAACCAATCTGCCGAGCTACTATGCGCGAGGTCACTCTGAGTATACCATCGCAACACACCTGAGACGCAAAGCGGAAACAGACGCCGCCTTTCTGCTGCCCTATATCAAAACGACGGACCATATTCTTGATGTAGGCTGCGGTCCAGGCACCATTACAACCAGCTTAGCGAAATACGCCGGTGAGGGTAAGACTGTTGGAATAGACCTCTCGGCGGACGTTTTGCAAAAGGCGAGGGCACTGGCAGACGAATCCAATGTTCCAACCCAAGGGTCAGGCTCTGTCgtctttgaagaaggcaATGTTGTGGACGGACTTGCCTATCCTGACAACACGTTTGATGTCGTCTATAGCTCTCAAGTCCTCGGGCATCTCCCACAGCCCGACATACCACTCCGGGCGTTGGCCGAAATGCGGCGGGTCCTGAAGCCGGGCGGCATTCTAGCTACTCGGGACGGCATGGGCCAGCACTTTTACCCACAGAGCTTCGACCTTGATCGATTGTGGGGAGCAAATCAGCTTCGGGCGTCACGCAAAGGACAGCCTGAGGCAGACCCCACGGCAACGGTAATGCCAGCGCTTCTTCGTAAGGCCGGCTTCGATGTCGACGGAGGGAAAGTCCATGTCGGCGCTGGAACCAGTGTGTTCTCGGATGCGGAAGCACGGAAGCGGTTGGCCTGGCGTGCCGATGGTCAGCTACAGCCAGGAGATCCTTTCTACCAGACCTGGTTGGATGCTGGCATCTCTGAGGACGAAATCCAGGAGACACTACGTGCCGTAAGAGGGTGGGCTGACACGGAAGATGCCTGGCTCGTGCTTCTGCAGTGCGAGATTCTCGCGTGGAAGTAGCTTTGGATCAACTGCCCAcggaaagggagagagaatgacAGGTATGAATCTCGTTATGGAGTCATTGgccaaagaagatggaatatGTACTTGTCCCATTGCTATATACGGCTATGTACCGAACCGTCTGGGTATGGTTTACCAAACGGTTATGAGAATATATACAAAGTTTTATAATCCACCATGATCCTCGCGCAAGACGCCGTTTATGCTGCAATTGACCAGGTGAAGCTCCTGATGAGGGATCCGTCGTTGTCGTGGCCACCGAAAGCCTGCCACAGATCGAGGCACATATCAATGGACTGCTCGCTGCTGGTGTTCTCATCAGCGACAACAGCCTGGCGGGTAACGCCGTTGTGTGTCATGGTGATGACCTTGGCGCACAGGCTGTTCTCCTGGTCAGACGGGCCATGAGCATCAAAGATTCCTGACGGGAGAGCAACCAGAGGCAGGTTTGGGGTTGAGTTGGGAAAGAAGGTGCTGAGGCCGCAGGCGCCGGACTGGTAGAAGATTTGGCGGCAGTTGGAGGCAGATCCgaacatgaagatggaaccAGGGGTTCCAGAGCCAGAGACGGTGGCTCTCTCGGCGAGGTCCTCCTCGACGGGGGCAGCTGAGGCAGTGAAGGCCAGGACGacgctggcgatggcgagtgagaacttcatcttgaaggttgttggagaagattgcGAGAACCTGAAGTGTGttttgagattgatgctcTGGGATAGACGTCAAAACACGAGCGATCCAAGCTACTCTTATATACTCGCCCACTACGACTCCTCTACTTCCAGGTTCGTCTTCCAAGTCTGTCCATTATTCAACAC harbors:
- a CDS encoding methyltransferase domain-containing protein produces the protein MAQTNLPSYYARGHSEYTIATHLRRKAETDAAFLLPYIKTTDHILDVGCGPGTITTSLAKYAGEGKTVGIDLSADVLQKARALADESNVPTQGSGSVVFEEGNVVDGLAYPDNTFDVVYSSQVLGHLPQPDIPLRALAEMRRVLKPGGILATRDGMGQHFYPQSFDLDRLWGANQLRASRKGQPEADPTATVMPALLRKAGFDVDGGKVHVGAGTSVFSDAEARKRLAWRADGQLQPGDPFYQTWLDAGISEDEIQETLRAVRGWADTEDAWLVLLQCEILAWK